Part of the Candidatus Methanogranum gryphiswaldense genome, CCTTTCCTTGGAGCATGATATCTCGTATGAATGCATATCGAAGAGAAATGGTTTCCCTGTCTCGGGAACGATCTTATTCAAAAGCTGTAATCCATCCAACTCTTCGAACGCTGGTATTACCACATCACAATCCGAGAATGTTCTCTTGGCCTGTTCTGGGTCCTTCAAAATATTACAATGAACAAACTCATCGGCCAACGAAGACGCTGGTGCCGATGTTTTCCTATCTAGGACCACAGTCTCAAATCCTGCCTTCTTGGAAAGGAATACTGCTTCCATCCCCTGAAGGGCCCCCCCAACAATGCCGATCTTCATCCTACTCTCTCCTCAGCTTCGATTCGTGTTCTGTAAGGAACGATCTATACTCCGAATTACTGGCAACATGTCTTCCCATGTTCTCTAGCATTTCGATGACATAATCGACGGAACGATGTCCGTCGTCGATATTCAGTTCTGGTTGTGCAACACCGGCCAATTCCTGGTGCGGTGGAATGATGGAAGTGATCACGTTAGCCCCTGCATCTATCCTTGTCTTCAGACCAGCTATGCCCTCGACATCCAAACTGGCCGGTATCAAACGATCCTGGAAGAGCAATCTCATGACCGCTATAGCCTTCAATTCCTCTGTGGAATCCTGAGGGACCAACCCCTGCATCGGAGTGCCTGCCTGAGGAACAAAGGTCATCGCACGTATCTGCTCACAACCCAATCCGCCCATGCAAAGGATCGCTTCCGCTCTATCACGAGGTGTCTCGCCCATTCCGACAAGCATACCGTCCTCGGTGAGAATTCCTGCTTGTTTTGCCCAGATCCTTTGATCTATCCTGTTCTGATAGTCCTGTTCCAATCTCAGATTTTGGAACAGATCCCTGTTGTATGTTTCCTGATAGCATGCAAACCAATCTGCACCAGCATCTCTCAGTTTGGGAAATGCCTCCTTATCGATGGCCCCGGGGGATATCATTATGCCTGTATCCACGGTATCCCTTACGCTCTGGACAAGATCTATCAGGTTCTCGTGGCCATTGACGTACATCCTCGGATCCTCGCCCATCGTCAGATCGACCAGATTGACACCGGCATCCTCTAAACTTGCGGATAATTCCAATACCTCTTCCTTGGTCTTCCTGTATCTTGGAAGCTCATTGGTACTCCTGTAATAGCAGAAAGCACAATTATTTTTACAGTAAGTAGAAAAGTATACGAATCCGTAGATGTAAACCTTGTTCCCGAAACGCCTATCCCTGACCCTTCTGGCAGCTGAGAATAAGGCATCAACCTCCTCTTTATCGGATGCTGAGATCAGCGCAATGACCTCGTTAAGATCTAACTGCTTCCCTTTCTCTGCATCATTGATCAGTTGAAAAACGTTCAAACCCTCACCTCAACTTATCTTGTAACCATTAAGATAATTCAGACTCCTGCCTGTCTTCTTCACACTTCCGTCCCCGTCCCTCATCATGACGAGACGCTCCAGACCGAATCCTACACCGCACCATGGTTCGTGTACATCGTGTGCAGGGTCCAGAACATGAGGCCCTACGGCCCCAGAAGATACTTCCTCCCCATCGACCAGGACATCGATCGTCTCTTTGTAGACATCGGATTCCTCTCTGGAAAGGGTGTAATCGATGCCGACCGTTCTCATCACAACATCGATGTAACCCTTGAGTTTCTCGGTCGCATCGCCTTGTGGACCCATATCCACCAGATTAAGCATGGTGAATTCTTCCAGATGATCATTGCTATGCGATTCGGCCCTGAAACAGGACCCTATCTCGAAGATCTTCACCGGACCATCCGTATGGTCCCTGAGTTTCCTCATGACATAGTACAGATTTGGTGCAAGCATGGGCCTGAGACACCTCTTATCATCGATGAAGAACACTTGTTTGTAGAGCGGATGATCTTCAGTTATTGTCATTTTAGCCAAAGCGGCCTTCGACATCATACATGGCGTACGTACTTCTATGAACCCCTCAGCTATAAGCGCCGCTGCGAGATCGTTCTCTAGTTGGACCAATCTGTTCTTACGAGGATTGATGACCATTTCTTTGATCCCTTTCTCGTTCTTTACGGTCAACTGTGACATTACCTTCGAGAAGACTCTGTCTCTCTCCGACTCGCTTTCAAATGTCGAATTATCACGGGGATCGTCACCGAATTCCCTTAGACGCTGGATCTGTGGGTCTGTAAATTTGTACTCCATGGTGATCACTTCAAGAATCGCTGACAATAACAAATGGCGAGAGACCGGGGTGTCGACCCCCGCTGGCTAGGTTCTAGAGACCCGCTGCTCGCCGGAGCGTCCCCCATTGTTCTATGCGAACGACGATATCGTTGATACAAGTGCCTTAAGCGACTCGTATCATCAATGCCTAGGCAGCCATATACATCTCCTCAGATATCGAGACCGCATTTTCTAAGCGTAGCAAGCGCTCTGTCGTAGACCTTCAGGTACTCGTTGGAAGGCACGACCTCTTTCACATCATAACAATCTTGGAATCTCTTCCCTGCCGGGGGATGGGGAACTCCTTCTCGTAGATACTGACCACATTGTTCAAGACCTTGTTGGTATCGGCGGTTCCCATACCAGCCGCTGCTGTGGCAGCCTCTCCCAACATCCTTGCCTCCATTCCTGTGGTCTTGTCCTTTACCACACCTTTAGAAGATGCAGCACCCGATACAAGCTCTCTTCCTGATACGGTGTCAGTGATCGCTTGGGCCGCGACCTCCAGCAGGCACATCTCCGTACATGGACCAGCCAGTGTGTAATATTGATTTCCCAACAATAGATTCGTATTCGCATCTATCGCACAGGCGGCATGAGCAGCTACCTGAAGGGTCTCCCTTGTAGTGGTAGTGCCCCACCTTATGTGAATGGGACCGTCCAAATGCAGATCACAGTTGAACAGCACGAAAGATGCGACCATGGTTGCAACATCGCATATTGCGGTCTCCTCGATACCTCCGCTGTATCCTCCAAATATAGGCATTTGTTCGATCATAATAGTATCATTGTTTGATACCCATCCTGCAAGCATGTTGAGCCCTCCCATGTCCATCTTCATCTCATTCAACTGAGATGCCTCGTGGAGATCGTAGGGGTTCAGACCGTAATCGGTCAATTCAGAAGAAAGACGCCCCGCTGCGGACAGCGGTGTCTGTGGACCCTATATGGACATACCAGGTCTCCCGACCATTGCACATGCCTCTCTGACATGCCTGATCTCTGCAAGTGTAGCTCTTATCTCCCAAGGTGTGTTGGTGGTGGCAGGATTACCGTTAACAGTGTTCAATACACCGCTTACCAAAGTGTCCACTCCCCTTTCCTGAGCATAACTCTGCATCATGTAGGGGAATATCTCCTCAGATACAGGTGCCCCGGTAGGTCCACCCTGAATGATCGGTCTCTTCTTTGAATCTCTGTGTCTGGATTTACAGACAACCCTGTCCTTACCCTTTCCAAGCTTAAGTTTGGTGGGAGCCGTCTTGAGACCGTCAAATACTTCATCCTCACTCAAAGTAAGGACTTTACCCAGATTCGTATTGTAAAAGCCAGTGGTTATGAGCATATCGACACCGGCCATGAATAGCCTGTCGATAAGGTCCTCATCCTCAGGAATTATGCCCGGTCCGAATTTGATGTTGTACTTCTCTTTCATCACCATGGCATTGGTTGGAACTGTAACATAGTCCCAGGTATCCTCACGGACCTTTTTGCCAGAGTTGAATCTGTTGAATGCTTCGAAGACATCAATAGTCCTGGCTGCTGTCATAATCAGAATATGGATTAGTTAAATATATAAGCTTTATGCATATAAAATCAGAAGTATTAAATATGTATTTCTAATACTAAACCACTTTAAGCAATTAGTATTTAAAACAATGGTATTAAAAATGATTAGGTCCCGGGAAACCCACTCGATCTATGTTATCTTGGAGGAAATTACATGCCTTCAGAGCAGATTTTTTGAGGGGCCGAAGCCCCCCAAATGTCCTCCCGGGGTGGACTGTTATTTTGTAAAAAGTTTGAACAAAGCACTCAGTGCTTAATGTGCAGTCCAGCATCACGGAGTGTTGCAAGAGCTGTATCGTAAACAGCCAAATACTCAGCAGTGGGCTTGACGGTCACAACATCATAACACTCGCGGAAGGTCTTACCCTCTGGTGCATCGTTGTAGTGCTTCTCGTAGCCAGAAACGAGGGTGTTGATGATCTCATTGAGATCGGAAACCTTCATTCCGGCAGCTGTCCTTGCTGCTTCTCCCATTACCCTTGCTTCCATTCCAGTTGTCTTGTCCTGAACCACACCCTTTGCGGCTGCGGATCCTGAAAGAAGCTCTCTTCCAGAACCTGTATCTGTGATTGCCTGAGTTGCTGTCTCGATGAGACACATCTCTGTGCAAGGTCCTGCCATCGGATAGTACTGGTTTGCGAGCAAGAGGTCGGTGTTCGCATCGACTGCTGCTGCTGCGTGTGCCGCTATCTGGAGTGTTTCTCTGGAAGTTGTTATTCCCCATCTTATGTGGATGGGTCCATCAAGGTGGAAGTTTCCGCTGAAGAGTGCAAATGATCCCAATGTTGTTGCTACATCGCATATTGCTGTCTCCTCGATACCTCCTGTGTATCCTCCGAAGATTGGCATCTGCTCGATCATTATGGTATCGCCGTTTGCTGTCCATCCAGTGAGCATGTTCAATCCGGACATGTCCATCTTGAGCTCATTGAGCTGGGAGCACTCGTGTGCATCTGTGATCCTGTGTCCTGCATTTACGCTGTCTGCGACGAGACGTCCACCTGTTGTCAGGGGAGTCTCGGGTCCCTATACGCCGAGTCCGGGGCGTCCGGCCCTTATCCTTGCTTCTTTGGTAGCACGGAGTTCTGCCATTGTTGCACGTATCTCGTAAGGGGTTCCTGATTTTGCAGGGTGTCCCTCGATCGTTGTCAATACACCGTTCACAAGGTCATCGACAACTGCCTCTTGGGCGTAAGACTGCATGACCTGCACGAATATGTCCTCTGATATGGGGGATCCAGTAGGTCCTCCCTGTATGATTGGCTTGACAGGACTGTTTCCATGTCTGGGATAGAAACGGGCAATGTCCCTTCCCTCACCGAGTATGAGCTTGGTTGGAGTTTTCTTTATTCCCTCCCAAACTTCCTCCTCGGTGACCTTCATAACACGTCCCAGATCTTGACAGTAATATCCGGTGTTGACAAGCATCTCAAGGCCGGCCTGGAACAGGTCGTTCTTGGTCTTGTTGTCTTCGGGAATTGTTTTCTTTCCGAAGTTGAGTTTGTATTTCTCTTTAAGTGCGGTTGCATTCTGTGGAATGATGGTGTAATCCCAGTCACTCTCAGGAACCCTCTTTCCCTTAACGAATCTGTCGTAAACGTCGTAAACTGTAAGTGGTCTTGTTGCTGCCATAATTAACACCTCACATGAAAGACTTGACAAGATCTACGATCTCACCAGCGGTCTTTGAATATCCATCTGCTCCGATATCATCGCACCACTGCTTGCTGCAAGGTGCACCACCGAAGATTGCCTTGTATGGGGCATCTACTTCTTTGATTGCAAGGACGAGTTCTCTCTGTCCTTCGAGCGTTGTGGTCATAAGTGCAGATCCTCCAATGACCTTTGCATCATTATCTTCTGCAGCATCAAGGAAGTCCTGTGCAGACACGTCTGGTCCGAGATCGATTACATTGAATCCTGCACCGCGAAGCATCGCACAGCAGACGTTCTTTCCAATCTCGTGGATATCTCCCTCGACGGTTCCCATTACTACTGTACCGCGAAGTCCTCCGGTTCCAGCTGTCATCAATGGTTCAAGGATCTTAAGTGCTACTTCCATTGTTTTGGAAGCTGCGACTACCTGAGGTAGGAAGATCTCAGCTCTATCGAATCTAACTCCGATGCTTTCCATACCCCTTCCAAGCCCGAACTCTACGATCTCCTTCACTGGGATCTTCTCATCGACTGCCTTCTGCGTTGCCTCCTGGACCAGCTTGATGTTCCAGGTTTCGACTGCGGTTTTAAGGTCCGCCAGAATCTTCTCTTTTGACATGTTCTTCCTCTCCTTGACCTGAAATGCACAGGCCTTCACCTCTCCAAGCGTCATCTTTTCGAAGTTATAATTTATTATCTTAATACATATATTTAAATTTTTTCTAACATAATTTGACCCTTAAGAATATAGTATATATATTTATGTATTTGATATTCTAATGGGTTTAAATATATGTTTCAAAAATAGCTAAATTCTAAACTGACCAAACATTGATAAAAACAAAAATAGAAAGAAGACGGCGTGAGCCGTCAGTTTATTGCTATTGTCTCAGATCTTAGAGACCATCTTTCTTGCAATGTAGAATCCGAAGATGCTAAACGCAACAATGACAATGATCCAGAGGTATTCCGATCCTGGAATTCCGCCGGAGAAATAGTCAACCAACGCTTGCCAATTCTCAGACATCTTATGCCCCCTTCACTTTTGCACAAAGTTCATCGTACTGTCCCTTTCCGAGTGAAGTGATCTTGTATTTGTTCAACAAGGCACCCTGCCTTAATTTACCACTTTCATCAACTTCAGATTCGACAGCCTCGATGAAACCGGAAGCCTGCAATTCAATCAGATCGAAATTTACATTATCTCTCTGAAAATTTGAGGTCATACCGTACTCATCCATCATCTGCTTTACTATATCGTAGTTCCACATTGTAGAACCGTCTGCGAGAACCTCGAGTAGACGGAACTTCAAAGGACGTCCTTTCATGAGATCCTTCATCATTCAGTCCCCCTTAGAGAATGCATTTCATCTGTCTTTTCAGTGAACAGCATGAATGTACCAGCGATACAAATTATGGCACCTACTATATACACCCATTCAAACGTTCCACAGAATATGAATATGAATATGACGGCCATTAGACCATATAGCGATCCCACTGCCTGTCCTCTTCCGACCCCTATCAATGGGAACGCCTTGTACCATGTGACATAACAGAAACCAAAAGTGATTCCCATCATCAACAATACCAGGAAAGTTGTAGGCTCGAATATTCCTGCAAATCCATCCAGTATCGGTACACCTGCAATGAGCAATATTGGAATCGCAATTACCCACCAGATGATACATTCCATAACGAATCTCAGCGTAAGTGCAACATCTGGCTCAGATACGTCGAGTCCCTTGGCAGCAACTGCTCCCTCAATTCCCCAACCTAAGATGGCCATCAATCCACCGATATAACCGAGTGCATTTGCATTACCGGACTGAAGATCGCTTATCAAACTGGTAGAGTAAACGACAATACCACCGATAAGGATCACGAACAGTCCTGACAACGCACGCTTCGAGATCTTCTGCTTCAACCATATGACCGAGAGTGTAACTCCGATGACTGGATAACAAAGTGCTGCAACTGCAGAAAATCCTGCTCCAATGAAATATGAAGCGATATAACTTCCCATAATTGCCATAGGTCCACCAAAAATGGCTCCCAGGAAGTAATACTTTGTACAACATCTAAGCTCAACGATCGATCTCTTCATTTCCTTAAATTTACCGAGCCCTGCACACCAGAACAACAGCGCAAGAACAACAAACAAAGCATTGATACCAGTGATCAAGACACACAAAAGGAGTCCTGCAACATTGGGGTCGTACATTGTTTCTAATTGCGTCAGAAGTGTAGTGAACGGAGTCAGGCTGAAGGATAGGTTACCAGGTATGTACCAGGCTCCCCAGAACACAGCACAGAGCAGTGCCATGATATATCCTAACTTGACACGCTGTTTCGTGTTATTTCTTTTTATTTCCTCAACATCCATTGTTTTTCCTCCAAACAATAAAAAAATTTGATGAAGGTGCCCGGAGGCACCTTCGATTAACATGTTTATTTTTTCTCGAAGGCAGCCGTGAATTTGGCTGTAGCATCGGATGCATTCTCAGTGTAGAGATCTGCACCGATCTCGTCTGCCCAGTGCTGAGTAACAGGTGCTCCTCCGACATTTGTGAGCAACTTGTTCCTAATACCGGCCTTCTTGAGTTTCTCCTCGAGTGTCTTCTGACCGACCATTGTGGAGGTCATGAGTGCAGATGTACCAACAGCGACTGGCTGGTACTTCTTGCAGGCCTCTACGATCTGGTCGAGGGGGATGTCCCTTCCGATGTTCTGAACATCGAATCCGGATACTTTCAGCATAATGGCGACAATGTCCTTTCCGATGGAGTGGATATCTCCCTCGATAGAACATATGACGACAGTTCCGAGTTCCGATTTGACTGTTTTTCCCCTCTTCTCGAGTTCAGGCGAGAGGATGTCCATCGCAGCGTTCATCGCTGCGGCTGCTGCCATGACGTGAGGCAAGTAGAGTTTCTTTGCTTCGAACAGGACTCCAACCTCGGTCATTCCTTTTGTAAATCCATCCTGGATGACCTCGACTATGTCGACATCGCCCGCAATGGCCCTCTTCGCTACCTCGACCGCCTCTTTATTGTTGTAGGTCATGACAGCGTGTTTTGCTTCCTTGATTATTGCTTCTTTTGACATTCTTATTCCTCCATGGTTCATGTTTACTGGCTAGCAAGGAATGCAGTGTCAGCTTTCTTGACGACAGCTTCCATTGCCTTTGCCTTGTCTGCGGGTATTGGTTCCACCTTGTGGTGTTTCATTACATCGACCACGATGTCATGTGCAACATCAACAGCGGCCTTGGAGCCTGCGGCTTTCCAATCTCCGATCATATATCTGTCGAATAGGAGGGGATCGGATGCGAGCTCAATGTTGTTCATTGTGGAGATATGTCCAATGAAGTCGTTTCCAACTCCGATCTCCTTTATGGCGGGAACAGCGAGTGTCTCATCTGTAACGAGGACACCCTCCATTGCTTTCCTCTCCATAGCTATTATGTCATTGTCTATTACCAGTTGTTCAAGCGAGAACGTTACACCAAGCTCAAGCATTCCAGATCCGTAGATCGTGTTGGCTCCAGCCATTGCGGGGAGAAGAGATGTTATTGTCTTCTCGTGTGCGGCTTGGGAGTCAGGAACCTTGGCGTCAGTCTACATACCGGCAACGTAAACGGGCAGTCCGTAGTACTGTCCGAGTTTCGCAACAGCCGCGCTGATTACACCCAATTCGGGTGATCCAACGGGTGCTGTTCCTCTCTTAAGGTCGAATGTCGTTGTTGAAGATCCGTACCATACGGATGCTCCGGGCTTTGCGATCTGTGCAAGTACGATACCAGCAAGAACTTCAGCGTTGTGTGTGACAAGTGTTCCTGCAAGGAAAACAGAAGATGATCCGCCGGCCATGGCCATTGAAAGGACATTGACTGGAATTCCGTACCTTGCTCCCTGTATGATCACCTGAGCTGCATTGTGGCTAAGTTCCAAAGGTGAGGTAGGACAGACAAGCATGGACATTATTGGTCTTGTGCGTGCAAGGTGTTCGTCTCCACCGTAGTAGGCCTTCAACATCTCCCAGTAGTACTTCACATGTGCAGCGACGGGGTCGATGTGATGGAAGTGCTTGACTGTGTTTGCGAGTGAGATGTACATCTCGTGGACATCCTCTGCTCCTTTTCCTGCCCAGTCCCTTGCGGAGACAGGGAGAGAGAAGTAGCTGATTCCGTCTGCCCAGTCACAAAGCTTTGCGACCTGTGCGAGGTCCGTGCTCGTAGAGTCACGGGTCTCGTATTTGCCATTTCCAAGGTAGTTACATACCTGGATACCTGTTCCGAAACAGGTGTAGTGCACACGGCCCTTCCATGCCTGCTCGATGGTATGATCTTCGTCCCTTCCGTAAAGATAGAACGTTTTTGGTGCAGATGCGAGTGCTTTGTTGATCAGGAAATCGGGGATCTTAACCATCCTCGTTTTGAAATCTACATCGCAACCGGCTTCTTTGAAGAGTTTAAGTCCCTCTTCGTCGGAAACCTGGACACCGTATGTGCCGAGAACATCCCTTGTTGCACGGTCGATTGCCTCAATTCCCTCTTCCGAGAACAACTCAAGTTTTAGTCCCTGCATCATGTTTTTTCCAGGATACTGTATTTGTTTCATTTTTCTTCCTCCTTTTTACTTTTTCTCTTCCCTCAGTTCTTCAGCATGCCTCTGAACTTATCACAGCTGTTGATCTTTATATCGAGAAGTTTCTCGATATTCATCTTGGCTGCGATTCCTCTTGGTGCCCCAGGCAATCCTGTGACCACACCGATCTTGAGCTCTTCTCTGAGCTCTCTCATGATGTATTCATCAGCGATATCCATCGCTGAAAGACTGAGCTTCTTTGCAACGTACTCTTTCGCCTTGTCGACCTTCATGTTCTTGGAATACTCCATCCTGGCGACCAAGTCACCAGCTGTTCTTATTCCACCCATTCCGGATGCCATAAAGTGGGGGACTGCCATACCGGCGGTGTCTCCCACCCCGACCTATA contains:
- a CDS encoding cobalamin-dependent protein (Presence of a B(12) (cobalamin)-binding domain implies dependence on cobalamin itself, in one of its several forms, or in some unusual lineages, dependence on a cobalamin-like analog.) → MSKEKILADLKTAVETWNIKLVQEATQKAVDEKIPVKEIVEFGLGRGMESIGVRFDRAEIFLPQVVAASKTMEVALKILEPLMTAGTGGLRGTVVMGTVEGDIHEIGKNVCCAMLRGAGFNVIDLGPDVSAQDFLDAAEDNDAKVIGGSALMTTTLEGQRELVLAIKEVDAPYKAIFGGAPCSKQWCDDIGADGYSKTAGEIVDLVKSFM
- a CDS encoding DMT family transporter → MDVEEIKRNNTKQRVKLGYIMALLCAVFWGAWYIPGNLSFSLTPFTTLLTQLETMYDPNVAGLLLCVLITGINALFVVLALLFWCAGLGKFKEMKRSIVELRCCTKYYFLGAIFGGPMAIMGSYIASYFIGAGFSAVAALCYPVIGVTLSVIWLKQKISKRALSGLFVILIGGIVVYSTSLISDLQSGNANALGYIGGLMAILGWGIEGAVAAKGLDVSEPDVALTLRFVMECIIWWVIAIPILLIAGVPILDGFAGIFEPTTFLVLLMMGITFGFCYVTWYKAFPLIGVGRGQAVGSLYGLMAVIFIFIFCGTFEWVYIVGAIICIAGTFMLFTEKTDEMHSLRGTE
- the pylB gene encoding methylornithine synthase PylB, translated to MNVFQLINDAEKGKQLDLNEVIALISASDKEEVDALFSAARRVRDRRFGNKVYIYGFVYFSTYCKNNCAFCYYRSTNELPRYRKTKEEVLELSASLEDAGVNLVDLTMGEDPRMYVNGHENLIDLVQSVRDTVDTGIMISPGAIDKEAFPKLRDAGADWFACYQETYNRDLFQNLRLEQDYQNRIDQRIWAKQAGILTEDGMLVGMGETPRDRAEAILCMGGLGCEQIRAMTFVPQAGTPMQGLVPQDSTEELKAIAVMRLLFQDRLIPASLDVEGIAGLKTRIDAGANVITSIIPPHQELAGVAQPELNIDDGHRSVDYVIEMLENMGRHVASNSEYRSFLTEHESKLRRE
- a CDS encoding methyltransferase cognate corrinoid protein — its product is MSKEAIIKEAKHAVMTYNNKEAVEVAKRAIAGDVDIVEVIQDGFTKGMTEVGVLFEAKKLYLPHVMAAAAAMNAAMDILSPELEKRGKTVKSELGTVVICSIEGDIHSIGKDIVAIMLKVSGFDVQNIGRDIPLDQIVEACKKYQPVAVGTSALMTSTMVGQKTLEEKLKKAGIRNKLLTNVGGAPVTQHWADEIGADLYTENASDATAKFTAAFEKK
- a CDS encoding trimethylamine methyltransferase family protein, encoding MKQIQYPGKNMMQGLKLELFSEEGIEAIDRATRDVLGTYGVQVSDEEGLKLFKEAGCDVDFKTRMVKIPDFLINKALASAPKTFYLYGRDEDHTIEQAWKGRVHYTCFGTGIQVCNYLGNGKYETRDSTSTDLAQVAKLCDWADGISYFSLPVSARDWAGKGAEDVHEMYISLANTVKHFHHIDPVAAHVKYYWEMLKAYYGGDEHLARTRPIMSMLVCPTSPLELSHNAAQVIIQGARYGIPVNVLSMAMAGGSSSVFLAGTLVTHNAEVLAGIVLAQIAKPGASVWYGSSTTTFDLKRGTAPVGSPELGVISAAVAKLGQYYGLPVYVAGM
- a CDS encoding trimethylamine methyltransferase family protein translates to MTSLLPAMAGANTIYGSGMLELGVTFSLEQLVIDNDIIAMERKAMEGVLVTDETLAVPAIKEIGVGNDFIGHISTMNNIELASDPLLFDRYMIGDWKAAGSKAAVDVAHDIVVDVMKHHKVEPIPADKAKAMEAVVKKADTAFLASQ